A section of the Leptotrichia sp. HSP-342 genome encodes:
- the carB gene encoding carbamoyl-phosphate synthase large subunit, with product MPKRKDIETILVIGSGPIIIGQAAEFDYAGTQACLSLREEGYKVILVNSNPATIMTDKEIADKVYIEPLTVEFVSKIIRKERPDALLPTLGGQVGLNLAVELHEAGVLEECGVELLGTKLDSIKQAEDRELFRDLMNELGEPVPESDIIHNLEEARRFVEKIGYPVIVRPAFTMGGTGGGICHNDEELEDIVTNGLRYSPVTQCLLEKSISGYKEIEYEVMRDSNDTAIVVCNMENIDPVGIHTGDSIVVAPSQTLTDREYHMLRDVSLKIIRALKIEGGCNVQLALDPYSFNYYIIEVNPRVSRSSALASKATGYPIAKIAAKIAVGLTLDEIINPVTKNSYACFEPSLDYVVSKIPRFPFDKFEKADRHLGTQMKATGEVMAIGRTYEESLLKAIRSLEYGVHHLGLPNGDEFSLEYILRRIQKAGDERLFFIGEALRRGVTPQEIHDMTKIDMFFLDKMKNIIDIEVELKANVNNPDALLFAKRYGFSDKVIAHRWNTTEDEVYKLREKCNIKPVFKMVDTCAAEFKSETPYFYSTYEQENESVVGNKKKIIVLGSGPIRIGQGVEFDYATVHAVKAIKESGYEAIIVNNNPETVSTDFSISDKLYFEPLTEEDVMAIIELEQPEGVVVQFGGQTAINLAEKLARHGVKILGTALEEIDNAENRDKFEALLHKLNIPQPLGKTAFDTETAVKNAAEIGYPVLVRPSYVLGGRAMEIVYREEELRQYMENAVKVSPDHPVLTDRYLVGKEIEVDAICDGETVVIPGIMEHIERAGVHSGDSIAVYPPQSITDSQKRTLIDYTTRLAKGLNIIGLLNIQYVISDGEVYVLEVNPRSSRTVPFLSKITGVPMANLAMKGILGETLKSKGYQTGLIEESKHVYTKVPVFSFQKLKDVDTTLGPEMKSTGEVMGSDENLEKSLYKGLISSGIKVKDQGSVLFTISGTAKEEAYGLAKRFSRLGYHIMATKGTARYFEEKGLRVETVGKIEEEGKYEHDVLGLIYKGLVDMVINTAGKKKTARNDGFKIRRAASEQEIACLTSLDTTDALLKVLESISFNVSSI from the coding sequence ATGCCTAAACGAAAAGATATAGAAACAATTTTAGTGATTGGATCTGGGCCGATTATTATTGGACAGGCTGCTGAATTTGATTATGCGGGGACACAGGCGTGTCTATCATTGCGTGAAGAAGGGTACAAGGTTATCCTTGTAAATTCCAATCCTGCAACTATTATGACAGATAAGGAAATTGCAGATAAAGTATATATTGAGCCATTAACTGTTGAATTTGTGTCAAAAATTATAAGAAAAGAACGTCCAGATGCCTTGCTTCCTACTCTTGGAGGACAGGTTGGGCTAAATCTGGCTGTGGAACTGCATGAAGCAGGAGTACTGGAAGAATGTGGAGTAGAGCTGCTAGGAACTAAGCTTGACTCTATTAAGCAGGCGGAAGACAGGGAACTGTTCAGAGATTTGATGAATGAACTGGGAGAGCCTGTGCCTGAATCGGATATTATTCATAATTTGGAAGAGGCACGTAGATTTGTGGAAAAAATTGGATACCCTGTGATTGTGCGTCCTGCCTTTACAATGGGAGGAACTGGTGGAGGAATCTGCCATAATGATGAAGAACTGGAAGACATTGTTACAAATGGACTTAGATATTCGCCAGTAACACAATGTTTATTGGAAAAATCAATTTCAGGATATAAGGAAATTGAGTATGAAGTAATGCGTGACAGTAATGATACAGCGATTGTTGTATGTAATATGGAAAATATTGATCCAGTTGGTATTCACACGGGAGATTCGATTGTAGTAGCACCTTCGCAAACGTTGACAGACAGGGAATATCACATGTTAAGGGATGTTTCGTTGAAAATAATAAGAGCGTTGAAAATAGAAGGTGGATGTAATGTTCAGCTGGCACTAGATCCATATTCATTCAATTATTATATCATCGAGGTAAATCCGAGAGTATCACGTTCATCGGCACTTGCTTCAAAGGCGACAGGTTATCCAATTGCAAAAATTGCCGCAAAAATTGCAGTTGGATTGACACTTGATGAAATTATAAATCCTGTTACCAAAAATTCGTATGCGTGCTTTGAGCCGTCACTTGACTATGTTGTAAGTAAAATACCGAGATTTCCATTTGACAAATTTGAAAAGGCAGATAGACATCTAGGAACTCAAATGAAGGCAACTGGAGAAGTAATGGCTATTGGTAGAACTTATGAGGAAAGTTTGTTAAAAGCTATTCGTTCACTTGAGTACGGAGTACATCACTTGGGGCTTCCAAATGGAGATGAATTCAGCTTGGAATACATTTTGAGAAGAATCCAGAAAGCTGGAGATGAAAGATTGTTTTTCATTGGGGAAGCATTAAGACGAGGAGTTACTCCGCAGGAAATACATGATATGACAAAAATTGACATGTTTTTCCTTGATAAAATGAAAAATATTATTGATATTGAAGTGGAATTGAAGGCAAATGTAAATAATCCAGATGCACTGCTGTTTGCCAAAAGATATGGATTTTCAGATAAAGTTATTGCACACCGTTGGAATACGACAGAAGATGAAGTTTACAAACTTCGTGAAAAATGCAATATTAAGCCTGTGTTTAAGATGGTTGATACCTGTGCGGCTGAATTTAAGTCAGAAACACCTTATTTTTACTCGACTTATGAGCAGGAAAATGAAAGTGTTGTAGGAAATAAGAAAAAAATTATTGTACTTGGCTCAGGACCTATTAGAATTGGGCAAGGTGTTGAATTTGACTATGCTACAGTTCACGCTGTGAAGGCGATAAAAGAGTCTGGCTATGAGGCAATTATTGTAAATAACAACCCAGAAACTGTTTCAACGGACTTTTCAATTTCGGATAAGCTTTATTTTGAGCCACTTACAGAAGAGGATGTTATGGCAATAATTGAACTTGAACAGCCAGAAGGCGTTGTTGTTCAGTTTGGTGGACAGACGGCAATTAACTTGGCTGAAAAATTGGCAAGACATGGTGTTAAAATATTGGGAACAGCACTTGAAGAAATTGATAATGCGGAAAATCGTGATAAATTCGAGGCATTGCTGCATAAATTGAATATTCCTCAGCCTCTTGGAAAAACTGCGTTTGATACGGAAACTGCTGTAAAAAATGCGGCTGAAATTGGATACCCTGTTTTAGTACGTCCATCTTACGTATTAGGTGGAAGAGCAATGGAAATCGTATATCGTGAAGAGGAATTGCGTCAATATATGGAAAATGCTGTAAAGGTGTCTCCTGATCATCCTGTGCTTACTGACAGATATTTAGTTGGAAAGGAAATCGAAGTGGATGCAATTTGCGATGGGGAAACGGTTGTGATTCCTGGAATTATGGAGCATATCGAAAGAGCGGGAGTCCATTCTGGAGATTCTATTGCGGTTTACCCTCCACAAAGCATTACAGATTCACAAAAACGTACATTAATTGACTATACAACAAGGCTTGCAAAGGGATTAAATATTATAGGGCTTTTGAATATTCAGTATGTAATTAGTGATGGAGAAGTTTATGTATTGGAAGTAAATCCTAGAAGTTCAAGGACAGTTCCATTTTTAAGCAAGATTACAGGTGTTCCTATGGCAAATCTTGCTATGAAGGGAATTCTTGGAGAAACATTGAAAAGTAAAGGATACCAAACTGGATTAATTGAAGAAAGCAAACATGTGTATACAAAAGTTCCTGTGTTCAGTTTCCAAAAACTGAAAGATGTGGACACAACGCTAGGGCCTGAAATGAAGTCTACAGGAGAAGTTATGGGAAGTGATGAAAACCTTGAAAAATCACTTTACAAAGGGCTAATTTCATCTGGAATTAAAGTCAAGGATCAAGGAAGCGTATTGTTTACAATTAGTGGAACGGCAAAAGAGGAAGCTTATGGACTAGCTAAGAGATTTTCCCGGTTAGGTTATCATATAATGGCTACGAAAGGTACAGCCAGATATTTTGAGGAAAAAGGGCTTCGTGTTGAAACAGTTGGAAAAATTGAAGAAGAAGGAAAATATGAACACGATGTGCTAGGGCTGATTTATAAAGGACTTGTTGATATGGTAATAAATACAGCTGGTAAGAAAAAGACTGCAAGAAACGATGGATTTAAAATCAGACGTGCTGCAAGCGAGCAGGAAATAGCATGTCTTACTTCACTTGATACAACGGACGCTTTACTGAAAGTTCTTGAATCCATTTCATTTAATGTAAGTTCGATATGA
- the carA gene encoding glutamine-hydrolyzing carbamoyl-phosphate synthase small subunit, with product MYALDKQLVLEDGSVYKGYGFGADVEMAGEVVFNTAMTGYQETISDPSYNGQIITFTYPLIGNYGINRDDYETINPSIKGIITREICRKPSNFRNEFTLDEVLKDLNIPGISGIDTRSLTKKIREHGTIKGIIVSADKDSQEIAKNLKINSLPTNQIEQVSTKKAFLSSGRGMRVVLLDLGMKSGIMRELNSRDCDIVVMPHNATSKEILRQKPDGIMLSNGPGDPIDVPETIATIRKLIDKVPIFGICMGHQLISLACGAKTYKLLFGHRGANQPVLNLQTGKVDITAQNHGYAVDIDSLKDTELELTHIAVNDRTCEGVRHKKYPVFSVQYHPEASPGPHDPNYLFDMFIENMKKNRK from the coding sequence ATGTACGCATTGGATAAACAGCTTGTTTTAGAAGATGGTAGTGTGTATAAAGGGTATGGATTTGGAGCAGATGTGGAAATGGCTGGGGAAGTTGTTTTTAATACTGCGATGACTGGGTACCAGGAAACTATTTCAGATCCATCGTATAATGGGCAGATTATTACATTTACTTATCCATTAATTGGAAATTATGGGATAAATAGGGATGATTATGAAACTATTAATCCAAGTATTAAGGGAATTATAACTCGTGAAATATGTAGAAAACCTTCTAATTTTAGAAATGAATTTACATTGGATGAAGTTTTGAAAGACTTAAATATTCCAGGAATTTCTGGAATTGATACACGTAGTCTGACAAAGAAAATAAGAGAGCATGGAACGATTAAAGGAATTATCGTTAGTGCAGACAAAGATTCGCAAGAAATTGCAAAAAATTTAAAAATCAATTCGTTACCAACCAATCAAATCGAACAGGTATCGACAAAAAAAGCATTTCTTTCATCTGGAAGAGGGATGAGAGTTGTTCTTCTTGACTTAGGAATGAAATCAGGAATTATGAGGGAACTTAACTCAAGGGACTGTGATATTGTCGTAATGCCACATAATGCAACTTCTAAAGAAATTTTAAGACAAAAACCAGACGGAATAATGTTAAGCAATGGACCAGGAGATCCTATAGATGTTCCAGAAACAATTGCTACAATTAGGAAATTAATAGATAAAGTGCCAATTTTTGGAATTTGCATGGGACATCAGCTGATTTCACTTGCCTGTGGAGCAAAGACATATAAATTGCTATTCGGACATCGTGGAGCAAATCAGCCAGTATTAAACCTACAAACTGGAAAAGTTGATATTACAGCACAAAATCATGGATATGCTGTAGATATTGATTCTTTGAAGGATACAGAGCTGGAATTAACACATATTGCAGTAAATGACAGAACCTGCGAAGGTGTAAGACATAAAAAATATCCAGTATTTTCGGTACAGTATCATCCAGAGGCTTCTCCAGGACCACATGACCCAAATTATTTATTTGATATGTTTATTGAAAATATGAAAAAGAATCGGAAATAA
- a CDS encoding DUF4125 family protein — MEIEISKKESFIRQILKREWEFFQNVHHTEGRAECQDNPQEFEIMRRSQWETLPDEILESYLEDLILAKHHGENIVQDKYARMMKYSSPKEYEIIKEYLPKISQEKEELVQKIVEIYLHWEEEIIKKYPKVTSKGRPLYSKYDTPNYTSIETYLKGELSSYSVKTLKLYYEYIQSCVTNNINLAENNLENIVLEKGYSSIEEAEESL, encoded by the coding sequence ATGGAAATAGAAATTAGCAAAAAAGAAAGCTTTATTAGACAAATTTTAAAAAGGGAATGGGAATTTTTTCAAAATGTACATCATACAGAAGGAAGAGCAGAATGTCAGGATAATCCTCAGGAATTTGAGATTATGAGAAGAAGCCAATGGGAAACATTGCCTGATGAAATTCTGGAAAGTTATTTGGAAGACTTGATTTTGGCAAAACATCATGGAGAAAACATTGTTCAAGATAAATATGCCAGAATGATGAAATACAGTTCTCCAAAAGAATACGAAATTATTAAGGAGTATTTGCCTAAAATTTCACAAGAAAAGGAAGAATTGGTACAAAAAATAGTAGAAATTTATTTGCATTGGGAAGAAGAAATAATAAAAAAATATCCAAAAGTTACTTCAAAAGGGCGTCCTTTATACTCAAAATACGACACACCAAACTATACTTCAATTGAAACTTACTTGAAGGGAGAATTATCATCATATTCAGTAAAAACATTGAAATTATATTATGAGTATATTCAGAGCTGTGTTACAAATAACATAAACTTAGCAGAAAATAATTTGGAAAATATTGTACTGGAAAAGGGATACAGTTCTATTGAGGAAGCAGAAGAAAGTTTGTAA
- a CDS encoding DUF4037 domain-containing protein has protein sequence MDSNKIKGLELSKRYFEEIYLPVIKSEFPEVFEKMAAGLAGEGSECFGFDDEISQDHDFGPSCCIWLSSEDYEKYGLNLQKRLNELPKEFLGFRALNMSEFGDGRRGVLNMDDWFFKFLGDVKAPDNLYDWRLIPEELLATAVNGEIFMDNSGQFTKIRNDLKKYFPEDIRLNKIATRCMKMAQSGQYNYLRCMKRNEIVAARLAETEFINEAIHMIFLLNKKYKLFYKWMPRALKNLKILGEKTYFLIEELVKLPTGAVNRKFQIIEEISADVITEMKNQDIVPRQLTSDFLQDYGPFVQNKIEDEKLRNWNPAMD, from the coding sequence ATGGATTCAAATAAAATAAAAGGACTGGAACTTTCAAAAAGATATTTCGAAGAAATTTATCTGCCAGTTATAAAGAGTGAATTTCCAGAAGTTTTTGAAAAAATGGCGGCTGGGCTTGCGGGAGAAGGTTCCGAGTGTTTTGGGTTCGATGATGAAATTTCGCAGGATCACGATTTTGGGCCGTCCTGCTGTATTTGGCTGAGTTCAGAAGATTATGAAAAATATGGACTAAATTTGCAGAAAAGGCTTAATGAATTGCCAAAGGAGTTTTTGGGCTTTAGAGCATTGAATATGAGCGAGTTTGGAGATGGACGGCGTGGTGTCCTTAATATGGATGACTGGTTTTTCAAGTTTTTGGGAGATGTAAAGGCACCTGATAATTTGTATGATTGGCGATTAATCCCAGAAGAATTGCTAGCAACAGCGGTTAATGGAGAAATTTTTATGGATAATTCAGGACAATTTACAAAAATTAGAAATGATTTGAAAAAATATTTTCCAGAAGATATACGACTTAATAAAATTGCCACAAGATGTATGAAAATGGCACAATCTGGGCAGTATAACTATTTACGATGTATGAAAAGAAATGAAATTGTGGCAGCAAGGCTGGCGGAAACTGAGTTTATAAATGAGGCAATACATATGATTTTTCTATTAAATAAAAAATATAAACTTTTTTACAAATGGATGCCAAGAGCCTTAAAAAACTTGAAAATCTTGGGAGAAAAAACTTATTTTCTAATTGAAGAACTGGTAAAATTGCCAACTGGTGCGGTTAATCGAAAATTTCAAATTATTGAAGAAATAAGTGCTGATGTAATTACGGAAATGAAAAATCAAGATATTGTCCCAAGACAATTAACAAGTGACTTTTTACAGGATTATGGGCCTTTTGTGCAAAATAAAATTGAAGATGAGAAATTAAGAAACTGGAATCCTGCGATGGATTAA
- a CDS encoding tetratricopeptide repeat protein: MSNIFEKKIRINELTNLRKELMQQGNVVEEVKVLKELAELTEDVFGEESDENIKILNEVGGTLKYVGEFDTAKDALLKAQGFIEKKYGKDSIPYATCSLNLAEVYRFMKKYDDIENIYLNTMKIYENNNLQNDYVYASVCNNLALFYQELERYEEAIELQEKSLEVLEKVGENPIQYAITLSNLVQPYLKVKNKEKAEEYLQKSLKLIEKEVGKTHNLYAAVLNNMATFYFAENEYEKALELFEESAEICEKTFGKESNNYKNILENIEVVKEKMV; encoded by the coding sequence ATGTCAAATATATTTGAAAAAAAAATTAGAATAAATGAATTGACAAACTTAAGAAAAGAACTTATGCAACAGGGAAATGTTGTGGAAGAGGTTAAAGTATTAAAGGAATTGGCAGAACTTACAGAAGATGTTTTTGGTGAGGAAAGTGATGAAAATATTAAAATTTTGAATGAAGTTGGGGGAACTCTTAAATATGTTGGAGAGTTTGACACGGCAAAAGATGCTTTGCTGAAGGCACAAGGCTTTATTGAGAAAAAGTATGGCAAAGACAGTATTCCTTATGCGACTTGCAGTCTTAACCTAGCTGAAGTTTACAGATTTATGAAAAAGTATGATGACATAGAGAATATTTATCTTAATACCATGAAAATTTACGAAAATAACAATTTACAGAATGACTATGTTTATGCGAGCGTATGCAATAATTTGGCTTTATTTTATCAGGAGCTTGAAAGATATGAGGAAGCGATTGAGTTGCAAGAAAAAAGTCTGGAAGTATTGGAAAAAGTTGGAGAAAATCCTATTCAGTATGCAATTACACTAAGTAATCTTGTACAGCCTTATTTGAAAGTGAAAAACAAGGAAAAAGCTGAAGAATACTTGCAAAAATCACTGAAACTAATCGAAAAGGAAGTTGGAAAAACTCATAACTTGTATGCAGCAGTCCTTAACAATATGGCAACTTTTTATTTTGCAGAAAATGAATATGAAAAAGCATTGGAATTATTTGAGGAAAGTGCTGAAATTTGTGAAAAGACATTTGGAAAAGAAAGCAATAATTACAAAAATATTTTGGAAAATATTGAAGTTGTGAAGGAAAAAATGGTTTAG
- a CDS encoding cation diffusion facilitator family transporter, whose protein sequence is MNKKKIDFKYHHIKHYKYQAQSKKTLTTSILLTLFFALVELFGGIFSGSLALISDSFHMFSDVVALLFSIIAVFYSAKKPNKNFTYGFLRIEIISAFINGLALMIISVGIVIEAVKRLFNPEHVDFFTMFTIAVIGLLVNIILMFVLMRSLKKENNLNVKSALWHFLGDTLNSVGVIIAAIILKLTNLVIFDIIISVIISVVIFTGGLKIAKEAFFILMEAVPSDLDIDEIYAKILTIDKIKDIHEFHLWNISEENISISFHILLDEYDGVNDYEIVNDVVKLLKNEYGIEHVTVQIENPEINPHL, encoded by the coding sequence ATGAATAAAAAAAAAATTGATTTTAAGTACCATCATATAAAGCATTATAAATATCAGGCACAATCAAAGAAAACTTTGACAACTTCAATTTTGCTGACACTGTTTTTTGCTTTGGTTGAATTATTTGGTGGAATATTTAGTGGTTCACTTGCACTTATTTCAGATTCATTTCATATGTTTTCGGATGTTGTTGCGCTTTTATTCAGCATTATAGCGGTATTTTATTCAGCCAAAAAGCCAAACAAGAATTTTACTTACGGATTTTTGAGAATTGAGATAATTTCTGCATTCATAAATGGACTGGCTCTTATGATAATTTCAGTCGGAATAGTTATTGAAGCTGTAAAACGGCTTTTCAATCCAGAGCATGTTGATTTTTTTACGATGTTTACAATTGCAGTAATCGGACTTTTGGTTAATATAATACTTATGTTTGTACTTATGAGAAGTTTGAAAAAAGAAAATAATCTTAATGTAAAAAGTGCATTATGGCATTTTTTAGGTGACACACTAAATTCGGTTGGAGTTATAATTGCTGCGATTATTTTGAAATTAACTAATCTTGTTATTTTTGACATAATAATAAGTGTGATTATAAGCGTTGTTATTTTTACTGGTGGATTAAAAATTGCAAAAGAGGCGTTTTTTATTTTAATGGAAGCTGTTCCCAGCGATTTAGATATCGACGAAATTTATGCTAAAATTTTAACAATTGATAAAATAAAGGATATTCATGAATTCCATTTATGGAATATTTCTGAAGAAAATATAAGTATTTCATTTCATATTTTACTTGATGAGTATGATGGTGTAAATGATTACGAGATTGTAAATGATGTAGTAAAACTTTTAAAAAATGAATACGGAATAGAGCATGTGACAGTTCAAATTGAAAATCCTGAAATAAATCCACATCTTTAG
- a CDS encoding transposase family protein, whose amino-acid sequence MINNVGKIKKLKEENYQKIFGIKKNTFDKMLKLLNESYRIEHLRGGHPPKLSVLDRLVIMLSYYHDYKTMENIALEYGVAKSTICECVKWVENILIKSEEFSLPKKRELVRDTEIEAVMVDATECEIERPKKNSENITREKRKSTR is encoded by the coding sequence ATGATAAATAATGTTGGAAAAATAAAAAAACTTAAAGAAGAAAACTATCAGAAAATTTTTGGCATTAAAAAAAATACCTTTGACAAAATGCTGAAACTTTTGAATGAATCATACAGAATTGAACATTTAAGAGGCGGACATCCGCCAAAACTATCTGTTCTTGACAGACTTGTAATTATGCTTTCATACTATCATGACTATAAAACTATGGAAAATATTGCCCTTGAATATGGTGTTGCAAAAAGTACCATCTGTGAGTGCGTTAAATGGGTTGAAAACATCTTGATAAAAAGCGAGGAATTTTCTTTGCCCAAAAAAAGGGAACTTGTCAGGGACACTGAGATAGAAGCCGTAATGGTTGATGCTACGGAATGTGAAATTGAGCGTCCTAAAAAAAACAGCGAAAATATTACTCGGGAAAAAAGAAAAAGCACACGATAA
- a CDS encoding transposase family protein, with the protein MVADEKDLSILNVSFSHGSVHDFRLFCRSRVYFSKDVLLIADKGYIGIDKIHGNSLVPKKSIKKHKLTKEDKKYNSIISRRRIYIEHVNRHIKRFRIVSTRYRNKRRKFVLRFSLICAIYNFEL; encoded by the coding sequence ATAGTCGCAGACGAAAAGGATTTAAGTATACTCAACGTCTCGTTTTCGCACGGGAGCGTTCATGACTTCAGGCTGTTCTGTAGAAGCCGTGTGTATTTTTCAAAAGATGTCCTTTTAATTGCCGACAAGGGATACATAGGCATAGATAAGATACACGGCAACAGCTTGGTGCCTAAAAAATCGATAAAAAAGCACAAATTAACTAAGGAGGACAAGAAATACAATTCAATTATTTCAAGACGTAGAATTTACATAGAGCATGTGAACAGACATATCAAGAGATTTAGGATAGTGTCTACACGTTATAGAAACAAGAGAAGAAAATTTGTCCTGAGATTTTCGTTAATTTGTGCAATTTATAATTTTGAACTATAG
- a CDS encoding IS630 transposase-related protein, translated as MYGWIKLKKEAGDLSSRTRKRKFKVLDPEKLDEYIKNPENADKYIREIAKDFGCGKETVRVVLKKLGYTRKKTDKIQGAGREKNK; from the coding sequence TTGTACGGATGGATAAAACTTAAGAAGGAAGCAGGAGATCTTTCATCAAGAACACGGAAAAGAAAATTTAAGGTGCTTGATCCTGAAAAACTTGATGAATATATTAAAAATCCAGAGAATGCAGATAAATACATCCGTGAAATAGCAAAAGATTTTGGCTGTGGAAAGGAGACAGTGAGAGTAGTGCTGAAAAAATTAGGATACACAAGAAAAAAAACAGACAAAATACAGGGAGCAGGACGAGAAAAAAATAAATAG
- a CDS encoding OmpA family protein: MGRRTTTRTATIIALGLLVASPLMARKLTTTQMRENTIRINALELEEPVPQPVPEPQPEPPVNEEFVLDSGRLNFDFDKSVVKPQYFELLRNVKDYVEQNNLSLTIIGHTDSKGTDAYNMALGMRRANAVKAKLLEFGLDPARIIGVESMGESDPIAPNDTEQGRFENRRIQFKATRD, translated from the coding sequence ATGGGTAGAAGAACAACAACAAGAACAGCAACAATAATTGCATTAGGGTTGTTAGTTGCTTCACCATTAATGGCAAGAAAGCTGACAACAACTCAAATGAGAGAAAATACAATCAGAATTAATGCTCTTGAACTTGAAGAACCAGTACCACAACCTGTTCCAGAGCCACAACCAGAACCACCAGTAAACGAAGAATTCGTACTTGATTCTGGAAGATTGAACTTCGACTTTGATAAGTCAGTAGTTAAACCTCAATACTTTGAATTATTAAGAAATGTAAAAGATTACGTCGAACAAAACAACTTGAGTTTAACAATTATTGGACATACAGATTCTAAAGGTACAGACGCTTATAATATGGCTTTAGGAATGAGAAGGGCAAATGCAGTTAAAGCTAAATTGTTAGAATTTGGATTAGATCCTGCAAGAATCATAGGTGTAGAATCAATGGGAGAATCTGATCCAATCGCTCCTAATGATACTGAACAAGGAAGATTTGAAAACAGAAGAATCCAGTTCAAAGCTACAAGAGATTAA
- a CDS encoding FAD-I family protein: MKKILGLIAIMTLASSQISFSAKSDTDAAVQRLVKVAKQRQAQKARNAARGVSEDVTVVPVEEIEEVTTTTFSPDLNEAARQKAEEAREAARQKAEEAREAARQKAEEAREAARQKAEEAKIQAAIKAAEEKEAARQKAEEAKIQAEAKAAKAREAAQKKAEAKKLRAQRKNMSESKMMDVEIQRIKSRVEKINDNIEKYHKTNEMLDQMEQRLDNIQNKMNY; this comes from the coding sequence ATGAAAAAAATATTAGGATTAATAGCTATAATGACGTTAGCGTCAAGTCAAATATCATTTTCTGCTAAATCGGATACTGATGCTGCAGTTCAAAGATTAGTTAAAGTGGCTAAACAAAGACAAGCACAAAAAGCTAGAAACGCAGCAAGGGGTGTTTCAGAAGATGTTACTGTGGTTCCAGTTGAAGAAATAGAAGAAGTTACAACCACAACATTTTCTCCAGATTTAAATGAAGCTGCACGTCAAAAAGCAGAAGAAGCAAGAGAAGCTGCACGTCAAAAAGCAGAAGAAGCAAGAGAAGCTGCACGTCAAAAAGCAGAAGAAGCAAGAGAAGCTGCACGTCAAAAAGCAGAAGAAGCAAAAATTCAAGCAGCTATAAAGGCTGCTGAAGAAAAAGAAGCTGCACGTCAAAAAGCGGAAGAAGCAAAAATTCAAGCAGAAGCAAAGGCTGCAAAAGCAAGAGAAGCTGCTCAGAAAAAAGCAGAGGCTAAAAAATTAAGAGCACAAAGAAAAAATATGTCTGAAAGTAAAATGATGGACGTAGAAATTCAAAGAATTAAGAGTAGAGTTGAAAAAATCAACGATAATATTGAAAAATATCATAAAACTAACGAAATGTTAGATCAAATGGAACAAAGATTAGACAATATTCAAAACAAAATGAACTATTAA
- a CDS encoding adhesion protein FadA, with amino-acid sequence MKKTIFFLVGIMMVSSIGFSAKKQSIESSIDSIDNQYEELLKKEEAQKESYRSQKAQLEAELEKLKVQQSDKEKVVEKLRVDSEVRWHREKYKKILKYNEPILKNLNKNIAEKEQKIAELDTLLSVMN; translated from the coding sequence ATGAAAAAGACAATATTCTTTTTAGTTGGAATAATGATGGTTTCATCAATAGGTTTCTCTGCTAAAAAACAAAGCATCGAAAGTAGTATAGATTCAATTGATAACCAATATGAAGAATTGCTAAAAAAAGAAGAAGCGCAAAAAGAAAGTTATAGAAGCCAAAAAGCACAATTAGAAGCTGAATTGGAAAAATTGAAAGTTCAACAGTCTGATAAAGAAAAAGTAGTTGAGAAATTAAGAGTAGATTCTGAAGTAAGATGGCATAGAGAAAAATATAAAAAAATTCTTAAATATAATGAACCTATTCTTAAAAATTTAAACAAGAATATAGCAGAAAAAGAACAAAAGATAGCAGAATTGGATACATTATTATCGGTAATGAATTAA